A single window of Rubripirellula lacrimiformis DNA harbors:
- a CDS encoding EamA family transporter yields the protein MHLLLPLLASILFVCGLILVKRAGDAGASTITTLFFSNQATAIVFSVLWWFGGEPIDVNRMWQPVMVAILYLSGLTFTFLAISRGDVSIATPVFGVKVLLVAMLVTTIGHTPLPNSVWYAAVMATAGIGLIQWTGRGDPKRVLITIALAVSAAMSYATFDVSVQTFSPDWGFGRLLPILFWCVGLLSMALVPWVQWDRVRDPKIAKFLVPGVCLVAAQAVCIILTLAIFGDAARVNVVFALRGLWGVTLAWWVAHRFGGNEAHLSRGVLFTRLAGAVLLTAAVVLVIVLG from the coding sequence ATGCACCTTCTGCTCCCCTTGCTTGCCAGTATCCTTTTCGTCTGCGGATTGATCTTGGTCAAACGCGCCGGTGATGCGGGCGCAAGCACAATCACGACCTTGTTCTTTTCGAATCAGGCAACAGCCATCGTCTTCTCGGTGCTGTGGTGGTTCGGTGGCGAGCCGATCGACGTGAATCGGATGTGGCAGCCGGTCATGGTCGCGATCCTGTACCTGTCGGGATTGACCTTCACCTTTTTGGCGATCAGCCGAGGCGACGTTTCGATCGCGACGCCCGTGTTCGGCGTGAAGGTTCTGTTGGTCGCGATGCTGGTCACCACGATCGGGCACACGCCGCTTCCCAATTCGGTCTGGTACGCCGCGGTGATGGCGACCGCCGGCATCGGATTGATTCAGTGGACCGGTCGGGGCGATCCCAAACGTGTCTTGATCACAATCGCTTTGGCGGTTTCCGCCGCGATGTCCTACGCGACCTTCGACGTGTCGGTCCAGACGTTTTCCCCCGACTGGGGATTCGGACGGCTACTGCCGATCCTGTTTTGGTGCGTCGGACTGTTGTCGATGGCACTGGTTCCGTGGGTCCAGTGGGATCGCGTGCGGGATCCGAAGATTGCCAAGTTTCTGGTACCCGGTGTTTGCCTGGTCGCCGCGCAAGCAGTTTGCATCATCCTGACACTGGCCATCTTTGGCGACGCCGCGCGAGTCAACGTCGTGTTTGCCCTGCGTGGATTGTGGGGCGTGACGTTGGCATGGTGGGTTGCCCACCGGTTCGGAGGCAACGAAGCGCACCTGAGTCGTGGCGTCCTGTTCACTCGCTTGGCGGGCGCCGTCCTGTTGACGGCCGCGGTAGTGCTCGTGATCGTGCTTGGCTAA
- a CDS encoding NfeD family protein yields MPLLYSVLLLLLFYLLLVGEFLLPTGGLMGFAAVAALISMLVIAFSHSMAAGVTMSIIVLISSPILMFGLVRIWPHTPIGRRMLNRRPGELASPPTARTTRSGIPLDKLVGRTGIAKSDLLPSGMILIDGEKLDACSIGMPIEAGHSVIVTRFVAGRIQVRRLTEEEQQSAATDSIGDSMVVPQSPPSLEQSLESLDFD; encoded by the coding sequence ATGCCGTTGTTGTACTCCGTGTTACTGCTGCTTTTGTTTTACCTGCTGTTGGTAGGCGAGTTTCTGCTGCCCACCGGCGGGTTGATGGGCTTCGCCGCGGTGGCCGCGCTGATTTCGATGTTGGTGATCGCGTTCTCGCACAGCATGGCAGCCGGCGTCACGATGTCGATCATCGTTTTGATCAGTTCACCGATCCTGATGTTTGGACTGGTTCGCATCTGGCCTCACACGCCCATCGGCCGCCGCATGCTGAATCGCCGCCCCGGGGAATTGGCCAGCCCACCGACGGCGCGGACGACGCGTTCGGGCATTCCGCTGGACAAATTGGTGGGACGAACGGGAATCGCCAAAAGCGACTTACTGCCCAGCGGAATGATTTTGATCGATGGCGAAAAGTTGGACGCTTGCAGCATCGGAATGCCGATCGAAGCTGGCCACAGCGTGATCGTGACGCGATTCGTCGCAGGCCGTATTCAGGTGCGACGGCTGACCGAAGAAGAACAACAATCCGCTGCCACAGACTCCATCGGTGACTCGATGGTGGTTCCCCAGTCACCACCGTCACTGGAACAGTCGCTGGAATCACTGGACTTTGACTGA
- a CDS encoding NfeD family protein produces MKSTKRESLVFPSDNVLTHMLNQAMSREIMYTFLTCQRALSRRFLGPMAGCCFLAMILVASMASAQTAGDDKPKGDSSPNSGNPAAQAADATPNAAANPVKVGQLVDVSIPITSQSAAALVDRLKAIADSTASGQRTTVVLRFRGDDGGTEDAAESDETVFEDALRVARALTSTELRQVRVVAWVDGVVAGHTVLPILASDLLLVSPGAELVNASQGERADLTTITIVYEKIAAQRGLFPAAVVQSLVDPSIELARVSKAGGQQSFAAGSELQQLRQSGELVSEDIYSTAGVPLRLSSKQLRDARIAASVVQSADQAAERLDLAKLESSDVNQASGEAVGVLLEVTGSIATSRTRRWQSNLDSTLGKQDINTWMISIDSIGGNLDDSATLASWFATPPQPLRSVVGYVRGEARGDSALIAIACKPLLMKPDSRLGGPGAETISPDAVLRYDELIEQVASATNRPAALIRGLLDPELVVYRYEHVRTGRIRYATEDDLVSGVEDPEAERAKWQQGPRVELADGLTAAEAVSLGLADGESESLEAASRKAGLAATPPPVADRGLVRLVERLGRNQTLSFLLLFVGFAALSAEANAPGLSVPGFIALVCFGLFFWIKFLSGTAEWLELVALVLGLTCIAIELFVVPGFGVFGIGGLALTVLGVVLMSQTFVVPQSVYQLNLFSRGVWLALGGAAGMAGGFVAMRFLLPHVPILNGLVMEAPDELAISEAEKLGDFSYLLGQHGHATTPLRPAGKARFGDEIVPVISDGTSAPVGAPVRVLSVQATKVVVEIVES; encoded by the coding sequence ATGAAGTCGACGAAAAGAGAGTCATTGGTGTTCCCATCGGACAACGTGCTGACCCATATGCTGAACCAAGCAATGAGCAGGGAAATCATGTACACGTTTTTGACGTGCCAGCGGGCACTTAGCCGACGGTTCCTCGGGCCGATGGCGGGGTGTTGTTTCCTGGCCATGATCTTGGTGGCATCCATGGCATCGGCTCAGACGGCCGGCGACGACAAACCCAAGGGCGATTCATCGCCAAATTCCGGGAACCCAGCGGCCCAGGCCGCGGACGCGACGCCCAACGCGGCCGCCAACCCGGTCAAGGTTGGACAACTGGTCGATGTTTCGATTCCGATCACCAGCCAATCCGCCGCTGCGCTGGTGGACCGATTGAAAGCGATCGCGGATTCGACCGCGTCGGGACAACGGACCACCGTCGTGCTGCGTTTCCGCGGCGACGACGGGGGAACCGAGGACGCAGCCGAGAGTGACGAAACGGTTTTCGAAGATGCGTTGCGAGTGGCCAGAGCGCTGACCAGCACCGAATTGCGACAAGTTCGAGTGGTCGCGTGGGTCGATGGCGTTGTCGCCGGTCACACCGTGCTGCCGATCCTGGCATCCGACTTGTTATTGGTCAGCCCCGGCGCGGAACTGGTCAATGCTTCCCAAGGGGAACGAGCCGACTTGACGACGATCACGATCGTGTACGAGAAGATCGCTGCCCAGCGAGGTCTGTTCCCGGCCGCGGTGGTTCAATCGCTGGTCGATCCAAGCATCGAACTGGCGCGAGTTTCCAAAGCCGGCGGTCAACAATCCTTTGCGGCAGGCAGCGAACTACAGCAGCTGCGGCAATCCGGTGAACTGGTCAGCGAAGACATCTATTCGACCGCCGGTGTCCCGCTGCGTCTGAGTTCGAAACAGCTTCGCGATGCACGGATCGCGGCCAGCGTCGTGCAATCGGCCGACCAGGCGGCTGAACGTTTGGATCTGGCCAAGTTGGAATCATCCGACGTGAATCAGGCCTCGGGCGAAGCCGTCGGTGTCCTGTTGGAAGTCACCGGATCGATCGCGACCAGCCGCACGCGTCGTTGGCAAAGCAATTTGGATTCGACGCTTGGCAAACAAGACATCAACACCTGGATGATCAGCATCGATTCGATCGGGGGAAACCTCGACGACAGCGCGACGCTAGCCAGTTGGTTTGCGACGCCACCGCAACCACTGCGGTCGGTTGTTGGATACGTGCGTGGCGAGGCTCGCGGAGATTCCGCTTTGATCGCGATCGCCTGCAAACCGCTGTTGATGAAACCGGACTCAAGACTGGGTGGGCCCGGGGCGGAAACGATCAGCCCCGATGCTGTGCTCCGCTATGACGAACTGATTGAACAGGTCGCATCGGCTACCAACCGTCCGGCGGCGTTGATCCGCGGGTTGCTGGATCCGGAATTGGTGGTCTATCGATATGAACATGTCCGCACCGGACGGATTCGTTATGCGACCGAAGACGATCTGGTGTCCGGCGTGGAGGATCCCGAAGCCGAACGTGCCAAGTGGCAACAGGGCCCACGCGTCGAACTGGCCGACGGCCTGACCGCCGCCGAAGCGGTGTCCCTAGGCTTGGCGGATGGTGAAAGCGAATCGTTGGAAGCGGCATCGCGGAAAGCCGGGCTGGCCGCCACGCCGCCGCCGGTTGCCGATCGCGGATTGGTTCGATTGGTGGAACGTTTGGGGCGGAACCAGACTCTGTCGTTCTTGTTGCTGTTCGTCGGATTTGCGGCGTTATCAGCCGAAGCAAACGCGCCGGGGTTAAGCGTTCCGGGGTTCATCGCGCTGGTATGTTTTGGTTTGTTCTTTTGGATCAAATTTTTGTCGGGCACCGCGGAGTGGTTAGAACTGGTCGCGCTGGTGTTGGGGCTCACGTGCATCGCCATTGAACTGTTCGTGGTACCCGGATTCGGTGTGTTCGGGATCGGCGGTCTGGCGCTGACGGTGTTGGGCGTCGTGTTGATGAGCCAGACTTTTGTTGTCCCGCAAAGCGTTTATCAGTTGAACCTGTTTTCCCGCGGTGTCTGGTTGGCGCTGGGGGGCGCGGCGGGAATGGCGGGCGGATTCGTTGCGATGCGTTTCCTACTTCCCCACGTTCCTATTTTGAACGGGCTGGTGATGGAAGCTCCCGACGAATTGGCCATTTCCGAAGCCGAAAAGCTGGGCGACTTTTCTTACTTGCTTGGCCAACACGGGCACGCCACCACGCCGCTTCGTCCGGCGGGCAAGGCACGTTTCGGAGATGAGATTGTGCCGGTGATCAGCGACGGCACTTCGGCCCCAGTGGGGGCTCCGGTACGGGTATTGTCGGTGCAAGCAACCAAAGTGGTCGTCGAGATTGTGGAGTCGTGA
- a CDS encoding serine/threonine-protein kinase, with amino-acid sequence MTGNASTDLPSDDELPSSVDSQRLDALHQLAIDLQNSGEPDFLNAALKTVPAHQRPDYRTALCLRFSKDEPTYFGSIEDLTQSLIATQDVGDSNDSLGFEATIDHPKGFAAGAKLPDLPPTNRANRDGASGASDLPSHVGKFLIKAELGRGAFGVVYLGFDEELQRNVAIKVSLVADKKIQEKLRIEASKVAQIESDGIVPVYHIGTTQAGVFYIVQKYIEGSTLRDIVRQGPLSPARATGLMRDIALGLEPAHLQDILHRDLKPDNILMEQSGRAWIADFGLAISESEQNSGRRELAGTLPYMSPEQINGRIDFLDPRSDLWALGVIYYELLTGKLPFAGKSRTVLTEQICQLDPRPLQQRAPGHLTEEMNAIFERCCAKKPSDRYATVREFAISLDILLASGLSDHNIRGESMEPRFGDSTIHFGTASGRFGSSLLHSRTPTTQQNSSQADTVGASAATGSAATGSVAASSLGSGSIAGDGHLSHRSQQSSPTSWWFSAAKVAALVVAATALSIGYQRITATPKDDGGVANSDAPADSGAGQSIVGGGDNVVASANGAAAQSGSLLDSSVGPVSMGPAIVPGSDADHAAPAPSLAADASLGTAPVDPESGSKTSPTPSPTKPAYDADGSAQKPYLVDASGNGSHLTIADAIATGGPGAIIELMPGLYPESIRITKSCTIRGVLRSSPDADLECEIENDDAAPITIDCPTGKVSIENIFIDGKGRNRDSKFNAVDVLGGTLLIADCDLETSSQNCVKVHRDANFGARDCHFVDANEFSISTKDHGVVQVTGCVFDSSGVQLVGGTGTISDCKFYGKSGVHVAQNTRDVQLVRSSFSGNTRSAISATGGGKLVARECEISNCEIGVHTALSVAEAKPTGADAGTDQSKAKNEAPKSTVGAGPKQSDGPVVDLFGITIDVGVIGVLADGNCQIRMSENCTIRGTTTAIGVGAGSVTAVDTTIVGSRDQAIQMTASQSVVRLAEVNLIRSGDTAVQVLAGRGEFKNVRIEDCRYAFQVSRIDTTADISILDVDVIKCSGVGLVIEDAANANIVGFSVDGGVYGIYAKGVDAASLTSPAAVNVRLTRSKFTGQSDHVILATGNTQISVDDLTWEAIQKVGGAQTLSPASVSFKDGPAKPSMVGEGG; translated from the coding sequence ATGACTGGCAATGCTTCCACCGATCTGCCTTCCGACGACGAATTGCCCTCGTCTGTCGATAGCCAGCGTTTGGACGCACTGCATCAATTGGCCATCGATCTACAGAATTCGGGCGAACCGGACTTCCTGAATGCGGCCCTGAAGACGGTCCCGGCTCACCAGCGGCCGGACTATCGAACCGCTCTTTGCCTTCGTTTTTCGAAGGACGAACCGACCTATTTTGGATCGATTGAAGACCTGACGCAAAGTCTGATCGCCACCCAAGACGTGGGGGATAGCAACGACTCGTTGGGATTCGAAGCGACGATCGATCATCCCAAGGGGTTCGCGGCGGGGGCCAAACTGCCCGATCTGCCGCCCACCAATCGAGCCAATCGTGATGGGGCATCGGGGGCGTCGGACCTGCCATCGCACGTGGGGAAGTTCCTGATCAAAGCCGAACTGGGGCGCGGTGCATTCGGCGTTGTCTATCTGGGGTTCGACGAAGAACTGCAGCGGAATGTGGCCATCAAAGTCTCTTTGGTCGCGGACAAAAAGATTCAGGAAAAATTGCGAATCGAAGCGTCCAAGGTGGCGCAGATCGAAAGCGACGGCATTGTCCCGGTCTATCACATCGGGACCACCCAGGCCGGCGTGTTCTATATCGTCCAGAAATACATCGAAGGATCGACGCTGCGAGACATCGTTCGGCAGGGGCCATTGTCACCGGCGCGGGCCACGGGGCTGATGCGCGACATCGCGTTGGGGCTTGAACCGGCGCACCTGCAAGACATCCTGCACCGTGACTTGAAACCCGACAATATTCTGATGGAACAGAGTGGTCGGGCCTGGATCGCAGACTTTGGGCTCGCGATTTCCGAGTCGGAACAGAACTCGGGACGACGCGAACTGGCCGGTACCCTGCCCTACATGTCGCCGGAACAGATCAACGGCCGAATCGATTTCCTGGATCCACGCTCGGATCTGTGGGCGTTGGGCGTGATCTATTACGAACTGTTGACCGGCAAGCTGCCGTTCGCCGGTAAGTCCCGGACGGTTTTGACCGAACAGATCTGCCAACTGGATCCGCGTCCGCTGCAGCAACGGGCTCCCGGTCACCTGACCGAAGAAATGAATGCGATCTTCGAACGATGCTGTGCCAAGAAGCCATCGGATCGATACGCAACCGTCCGTGAATTTGCGATCAGTTTGGATATCCTGCTGGCCTCTGGTCTTAGCGACCACAATATCCGCGGCGAATCAATGGAGCCGCGGTTTGGCGACAGCACGATTCATTTCGGCACCGCCAGTGGCCGATTCGGATCAAGCCTGCTGCATAGCCGCACGCCGACCACACAACAGAATTCGTCCCAAGCCGATACCGTCGGTGCTTCGGCCGCCACTGGATCGGCGGCGACCGGATCGGTTGCCGCTAGTTCGCTTGGCAGCGGATCGATCGCGGGCGACGGCCACCTGTCCCACCGATCGCAACAATCCAGTCCCACATCGTGGTGGTTTTCTGCGGCGAAGGTTGCTGCGTTGGTCGTCGCTGCGACAGCCTTGTCGATCGGCTATCAACGAATCACGGCGACGCCAAAGGATGACGGGGGTGTGGCGAACTCGGACGCCCCAGCGGATTCCGGCGCCGGTCAGTCGATTGTCGGTGGCGGTGACAATGTTGTCGCATCGGCAAACGGTGCAGCGGCCCAATCGGGTTCGTTGCTAGATTCGAGCGTCGGGCCGGTATCGATGGGACCCGCCATCGTTCCAGGATCGGATGCCGACCATGCCGCACCGGCCCCATCGTTGGCTGCGGACGCTTCGCTGGGCACCGCGCCGGTCGATCCTGAATCGGGCTCGAAGACATCACCGACACCGTCGCCAACCAAGCCGGCCTACGATGCGGATGGGTCAGCACAAAAACCGTATCTGGTGGACGCCAGCGGCAATGGGTCTCACCTGACGATCGCTGACGCCATCGCCACCGGTGGACCAGGGGCCATCATTGAATTGATGCCAGGTCTGTATCCCGAATCCATCCGCATCACCAAGTCTTGCACCATCCGTGGCGTGCTTCGGTCTTCGCCGGATGCCGATCTGGAATGTGAGATCGAAAATGATGATGCCGCACCGATCACCATCGATTGTCCCACCGGCAAAGTTTCCATCGAAAACATTTTCATCGACGGCAAAGGACGCAATCGTGATTCGAAGTTCAATGCGGTCGACGTCTTGGGGGGCACGCTTCTAATCGCGGACTGTGATTTGGAAACTAGCAGCCAGAACTGCGTGAAAGTTCATCGCGATGCCAACTTCGGCGCCCGCGATTGTCACTTCGTCGACGCCAACGAATTTTCCATTTCGACCAAGGATCACGGCGTGGTTCAGGTCACCGGGTGTGTGTTCGATTCGTCGGGAGTCCAGTTGGTCGGCGGTACCGGGACCATCTCTGATTGCAAGTTTTACGGAAAAAGCGGCGTCCACGTGGCTCAAAATACACGCGACGTGCAACTGGTCCGCAGCTCGTTTTCAGGGAATACCCGATCGGCGATCTCTGCGACCGGCGGTGGCAAACTAGTGGCTCGCGAATGCGAAATTTCGAACTGCGAAATCGGGGTCCATACCGCTCTCAGCGTCGCGGAGGCAAAACCGACGGGCGCGGACGCTGGGACCGACCAATCGAAGGCCAAGAACGAGGCTCCGAAGTCCACTGTGGGGGCGGGACCAAAGCAGTCCGATGGGCCGGTCGTCGATCTGTTTGGCATCACCATCGATGTCGGAGTGATCGGAGTGCTGGCTGATGGCAACTGCCAAATTCGAATGTCTGAAAATTGCACCATCCGCGGGACAACCACCGCCATTGGTGTGGGAGCCGGTTCGGTCACCGCAGTCGACACCACCATCGTTGGTAGTCGCGATCAAGCGATTCAAATGACAGCCTCTCAGTCCGTTGTTCGCTTGGCTGAAGTCAATCTAATCCGCTCGGGGGACACCGCGGTTCAGGTCTTGGCGGGCAGAGGCGAATTCAAGAACGTCCGAATCGAAGATTGCCGGTACGCGTTCCAGGTCAGTCGGATCGACACGACGGCCGACATTTCGATCCTGGATGTCGACGTGATCAAGTGCAGCGGTGTCGGGCTGGTGATCGAAGACGCGGCCAATGCGAACATCGTAGGTTTCTCGGTCGACGGTGGCGTCTATGGCATCTATGCCAAAGGCGTCGACGCTGCGTCATTGACTTCGCCCGCCGCGGTCAATGTCCGGCTGACAAGGTCCAAATTCACCGGCCAAAGCGACCATGTTATTCTGGCAACCGGAAACACGCAGATCTCCGTCGACGATCTGACCTGGGAAGCGATCCAGAAGGTCGGCGGGGCACAGACACTGTCACCGGCAAGCGTGTCGTTCAAAGACGGGCCGGCCAAGCCTTCGATGGTCGGCGAGGGGGGCTGA
- a CDS encoding M28 family peptidase, whose product MMKLHKADAESSGKHTAAWSHQSPQTSPPPEPVAPDPAPRRPRSLLRYLIASVFVCSGILLIVWPMLDSGNQSDAPESAASVPIPAQYDPDRAMGYLQKLCDFGPRPSGSEAMKSQQDYLQSFFADRGATVSMQTFDIRHPETGSDVTMANVIASWGIDRPKRFLFCAHYDTRPFPDQDRRNRRGVFIGANDGASGTAALMELSHQFDRLPADIGVDIVLFDGEEFVFQQGRDDYFLGSTFFAQKYKAAPPSVPYQSGILLDMVGDRELKIFYEANSLRYARDVAKSVWRVADQLGVDAFVPRSRHEIQDDHLPLNQIAGIPTIDLIDFDYPRPGIGAPSYWHTEQDIPANCSGDSLAAVTWVVHQWLIQQ is encoded by the coding sequence ATGATGAAATTGCATAAAGCCGACGCTGAATCATCCGGCAAGCATACCGCTGCGTGGTCTCATCAATCACCGCAAACCTCGCCGCCGCCCGAGCCTGTAGCGCCGGACCCGGCGCCGCGGCGACCCAGATCGTTGCTGCGATACTTGATTGCATCGGTTTTCGTTTGCAGCGGAATCCTATTGATCGTCTGGCCCATGCTGGATTCCGGCAACCAATCCGACGCACCCGAATCCGCAGCCTCGGTGCCGATCCCCGCGCAGTACGATCCTGATCGGGCGATGGGGTATCTGCAGAAACTCTGTGACTTTGGCCCGCGTCCCTCCGGGTCGGAGGCGATGAAGTCCCAGCAGGACTATCTGCAGAGCTTCTTTGCCGATCGTGGTGCGACGGTGTCGATGCAGACGTTCGACATTCGGCATCCGGAAACTGGTTCGGATGTCACCATGGCCAACGTGATCGCATCCTGGGGGATCGATCGACCCAAACGCTTCCTGTTCTGCGCTCACTACGACACTCGCCCGTTTCCCGATCAAGATCGCCGCAATCGCCGCGGTGTGTTCATCGGTGCCAACGATGGTGCCAGCGGGACAGCCGCGTTGATGGAACTGTCCCATCAATTCGATCGGCTTCCGGCCGACATCGGTGTCGACATCGTGCTGTTTGATGGCGAGGAGTTTGTCTTCCAGCAAGGTCGGGACGACTACTTTCTGGGCTCGACGTTTTTCGCGCAAAAATACAAAGCGGCTCCGCCATCCGTCCCCTACCAATCCGGGATCCTGTTGGACATGGTCGGCGATCGTGAGCTGAAAATCTTCTACGAAGCCAATAGCCTCCGCTATGCGCGCGACGTTGCCAAAAGCGTTTGGCGGGTCGCTGACCAGCTTGGCGTGGACGCGTTCGTGCCCCGCAGCCGTCATGAGATCCAGGACGATCACTTGCCGCTGAACCAGATCGCGGGAATCCCGACCATCGATCTGATCGATTTCGATTACCCTCGTCCGGGCATCGGCGCACCGTCCTATTGGCACACCGAACAAGATATCCCTGCGAACTGCAGCGGCGATTCGCTGGCCGCGGTCACCTGGGTCGTCCACCAATGGCTGATTCAGCAGTAG